The proteins below are encoded in one region of Ferroplasma acidiphilum:
- a CDS encoding protein translocase SEC61 complex subunit gamma translates to MDKGIEGKLVEQQEKIERKFQGIGKGKYARILKMAKKPNGNEYTKVVLIAGSGIVLLGLIGFIIYYIMQIVF, encoded by the coding sequence ATGGATAAAGGTATTGAGGGCAAACTTGTTGAACAACAGGAAAAAATTGAACGAAAATTTCAGGGTATAGGAAAGGGAAAATATGCCCGTATCCTCAAAATGGCCAAGAAGCCCAATGGAAATGAATACACAAAAGTGGTGCTTATAGCAGGCAGCGGTATTGTGCTCTTAGGTTTAATAGGGTTTATTATATATTATATAATGCAGATAGTGTTTTAG
- a CDS encoding transcription elongation factor Spt5 yields MMEYDWLTADIPDVINAGCDKRIKQLEEKDDREKIIPLAITVKNIQGAKRKFNINIRTSLELQDPSIDWKLKLKDEYTLSSKKIEEITYDFDLDGNKSRDLGLEIDTPIGGYEGDRLDIDLSIKSEDGINSYNKKFSVNLVPVIKIAKCTIGKELDIAIDLSNHAERDREERMAMNKNARNEVMAVMSPYEIKGYFFIETMHADRVDVLSKSIRGFKGFVSGDIDISEIEKYLTPKPAVTGLEMGSLVEIVEGPFKGERAKITAIDAAKEEVTVQLIESMVPIPVTVKAEAIRNLDKT; encoded by the coding sequence ATGATGGAATATGATTGGTTAACGGCAGATATCCCCGATGTTATAAATGCGGGATGTGATAAACGTATCAAGCAACTTGAAGAAAAAGATGATAGAGAGAAAATTATACCACTGGCTATTACTGTAAAGAATATCCAGGGTGCAAAAAGGAAATTCAACATTAATATAAGGACATCCCTGGAACTTCAAGACCCGTCTATAGACTGGAAATTAAAGTTAAAAGACGAATATACACTTTCAAGCAAAAAAATAGAGGAGATAACATATGACTTTGATCTCGATGGAAACAAATCAAGGGATCTGGGATTGGAGATAGATACACCCATAGGCGGATATGAGGGTGACAGGCTTGATATTGATCTTTCAATTAAATCAGAAGATGGAATAAATAGTTATAATAAAAAATTCAGTGTTAACCTTGTGCCGGTTATTAAAATTGCCAAATGTACCATAGGAAAGGAGCTTGACATCGCTATAGACCTGTCAAACCATGCCGAAAGAGACAGGGAAGAGCGCATGGCAATGAATAAAAACGCCAGGAATGAAGTTATGGCCGTCATGTCCCCATATGAGATAAAGGGGTACTTTTTCATTGAAACAATGCATGCAGACAGGGTTGACGTACTGTCAAAATCTATAAGGGGATTCAAGGGATTTGTTTCTGGAGATATAGATATATCAGAAATAGAGAAATACCTTACGCCAAAGCCTGCAGTAACTGGCCTTGAAATGGGCTCACTTGTAGAAATAGTTGAAGGGCCATTTAAAGGAGAAAGGGCAAAGATTACTGCAATTGATGCAGCAAAGGAAGAGGTAACAGTCCAGTTAATAGAATCCATGGTTCCTATACCGGTTACTGTAAAGGCTGAAGCTATTAGAAATCTGGATAAAACATGA
- a CDS encoding DUF1947 domain-containing protein, giving the protein MSKHILSKKDYRAFMEKLSAFNIDGTSMADIEVETNKKNEVYYFSGKPVFYNGMPTLYLINYLKIKTHNVTVDNGAVPHLMNGSNLFAPGIVDMDPNIKKGDMVFIKNMEGLYIAIGRANDSGDAIMSSRKGEAVEILHYLNDKVMKEF; this is encoded by the coding sequence ATGTCAAAGCATATACTGTCAAAAAAAGATTACAGGGCATTCATGGAAAAGCTCAGCGCATTCAATATAGACGGAACATCCATGGCGGATATTGAAGTGGAAACAAACAAAAAAAATGAGGTGTATTATTTTTCAGGCAAACCGGTATTTTACAACGGCATGCCTACATTATACCTTATAAATTATCTGAAAATAAAGACACATAACGTTACTGTAGATAATGGTGCTGTGCCCCATTTAATGAATGGATCTAATCTATTCGCGCCCGGGATTGTTGATATGGACCCGAATATTAAAAAAGGTGACATGGTTTTTATCAAAAACATGGAAGGGTTATATATAGCAATAGGAAGGGCCAATGATAGCGGTGATGCAATAATGTCCTCCAGAAAGGGTGAAGCAGTGGAGATATTGCATTATCTTAATGATAAAGTCATGAAAGAATTTTAA
- a CDS encoding peroxiredoxin: METLKIGEQAPDFETIDQDGKNVKLSDFKDSVVVLYFYPKDNTPGCTMEAKNFRDNIDMFTEKGVKVFGVSVDSSESHKKFQEKYNLNFTLLSDKQKDIVKKYGVLGLATAKRVTYIIKDGKIVYVYPKVSPGEHAKEVYEKLQELKLI, translated from the coding sequence ATGGAAACATTAAAAATTGGAGAACAGGCTCCTGATTTTGAAACAATTGACCAGGATGGAAAAAATGTAAAGCTCTCAGATTTTAAAGACAGCGTGGTTGTATTATATTTTTACCCGAAGGACAATACGCCGGGATGCACCATGGAGGCTAAAAACTTCAGAGATAATATAGATATGTTTACTGAAAAAGGCGTGAAGGTTTTCGGGGTAAGCGTAGACTCAAGTGAATCACATAAAAAATTCCAGGAAAAATATAACCTTAATTTCACATTGCTCAGTGACAAACAGAAAGATATAGTAAAAAAATATGGCGTACTGGGCCTCGCTACTGCCAAGAGAGTTACATATATTATAAAAGATGGAAAGATTGTTTATGTATACCCGAAAGTGAGCCCGGGAGAACATGCAAAAGAAGTATATGAAAAGCTTCAGGAGTTAAAACTTATTTAA
- the rpl12p gene encoding 50S ribosomal protein P1 has translation MEYIYGALLLHSAGKEIDEENLKKVLTDAGVAADDARLKSLLESMKNVNIEEVLKNAAAAPVAAAPAKEEKKEEKKKEEKKEEKKDESDSDAMAGLSSLFG, from the coding sequence ATGGAATATATATATGGAGCTTTACTGCTTCACTCAGCAGGAAAAGAAATAGATGAAGAGAACCTGAAGAAGGTACTGACAGACGCAGGCGTAGCGGCAGATGACGCAAGACTTAAATCATTGCTTGAAAGCATGAAGAATGTAAACATAGAAGAAGTCTTGAAAAATGCCGCAGCAGCACCTGTAGCAGCAGCACCTGCGAAGGAAGAAAAGAAAGAGGAGAAAAAGAAAGAAGAGAAGAAAGAAGAAAAGAAGGATGAATCGGATTCAGACGCAATGGCCGGTTTAAGCTCTCTTTTCGGATAA
- the rplJ gene encoding 50S ribosomal protein L10 encodes MIEPAQWKVDKVNALTEELNESPVSAVISIKGLRNKEFQKIRSDIRGKVKIEVLRARLLRLALQKSNKKNIAGMTEHATGQIALITTSETPKTVYDMLVSKRTKAAARGGEIAEEDIIIEPKETSFPPGPMISVFQKAGIPAGIEKGKIVIKSEVTLVKKGEVISKEKAQVLEKLEILPVTVGLEMIAAYSDRLVYSRDALSITIEQIVSDMAGAFLKAKALALKADFLVPEIMPELLSKAYLQAQGLALAANFVDEKNIDIFIRKAVINATTLNSLINKDLNNENIENENPEESQTEDKKDEGSGDDAAAGLGSLFG; translated from the coding sequence ATGATCGAGCCAGCACAGTGGAAGGTGGATAAGGTTAATGCCCTTACTGAGGAATTAAACGAAAGCCCCGTATCAGCAGTTATTAGCATAAAGGGATTAAGAAATAAGGAATTCCAGAAAATAAGGAGCGATATACGCGGGAAAGTGAAAATAGAGGTATTAAGGGCAAGATTACTAAGGCTTGCATTACAAAAATCAAACAAAAAGAATATTGCAGGAATGACAGAACACGCAACCGGGCAGATAGCCCTTATTACAACCTCTGAGACACCAAAAACAGTTTACGATATGCTTGTCTCAAAAAGGACAAAAGCGGCTGCACGTGGTGGAGAAATAGCAGAAGAGGATATAATAATAGAACCGAAGGAAACATCATTCCCACCAGGGCCTATGATATCAGTATTCCAGAAGGCAGGTATACCGGCAGGAATAGAAAAGGGGAAAATAGTAATAAAAAGCGAAGTTACACTGGTCAAAAAAGGCGAAGTAATATCCAAGGAGAAGGCACAGGTGCTGGAAAAACTGGAAATACTTCCGGTTACAGTTGGCCTTGAGATGATAGCTGCATATAGTGACAGGCTTGTTTATTCCAGGGATGCCCTATCCATAACTATAGAACAGATAGTATCGGATATGGCCGGAGCTTTCCTGAAAGCAAAAGCACTTGCATTAAAGGCAGATTTCCTTGTTCCTGAGATAATGCCTGAATTATTGTCCAAGGCATATCTACAGGCACAGGGTCTTGCACTTGCTGCAAACTTTGTTGATGAAAAGAATATAGATATTTTTATAAGGAAAGCAGTAATAAACGCTACAACTCTAAATTCATTAATAAATAAAGATTTAAATAATGAAAACATAGAGAATGAAAACCCTGAAGAAAGCCAGACAGAGGACAAGAAAGATGAAGGATCTGGAGATGACGCAGCAGCGGGTCTCGGGTCTTTATTTGGATGA
- a CDS encoding 50S ribosomal protein L1: MENSIIENLKELKELKKRNFDESIEVGINLKDVDMVDPKNRINEEIILPAGRGKDLKVAVIASEEMRTKAKNADYLYSVEDLNNFSDNKKSFKKIVKGIDFFVAESTLMGNVGKNLGIILGPRGKMPKPLPPGQDPSALIENLKKSVRARSRDKITFHVPIGTKAMSNEDLFTNLNTVLKRIISHLDKGKGNIASAYIKSTMSKAITINLGDIE; the protein is encoded by the coding sequence ATGGAGAATAGTATTATAGAAAATTTAAAGGAATTAAAAGAACTCAAGAAAAGAAATTTTGATGAGAGCATAGAGGTTGGAATAAACCTGAAAGACGTTGATATGGTAGATCCTAAGAATAGGATCAATGAAGAAATCATACTTCCTGCGGGCAGAGGCAAAGACCTGAAAGTTGCTGTTATTGCCAGTGAGGAAATGCGTACAAAGGCAAAGAATGCAGATTATCTGTATTCAGTTGAAGACCTGAATAATTTTTCAGATAATAAAAAGTCATTCAAGAAAATTGTCAAGGGAATAGATTTCTTTGTAGCAGAATCCACACTTATGGGAAATGTTGGTAAAAACCTCGGTATAATTCTGGGCCCAAGGGGAAAAATGCCCAAGCCATTGCCACCAGGGCAGGACCCAAGTGCATTAATAGAAAACCTTAAGAAAAGTGTAAGGGCCAGAAGCAGGGATAAAATCACATTCCATGTACCTATCGGGACGAAAGCTATGAGCAATGAAGACCTATTTACCAACCTTAATACAGTTCTGAAAAGAATAATTTCCCACCTTGATAAGGGTAAGGGAAATATAGCCTCTGCATATATTAAGAGCACGATGAGTAAGGCAATTACAATTAATTTAGGTGATATAGAATGA
- a CDS encoding 50S ribosomal protein L11 — protein sequence MVAVKTMVEGGKATSGPPLGPALGPLGLNLGQVIKDINEQTKDFAGMQVPVTVNVVDPSTKKYEIIIGIPPTSALLKKEAGIAKGSGKNKENYAGNLTMEQVKKVAESKKSGLLSYTMKGAVLEVLGTALSLGITVDGINAAELQKKIKAGEIDVGEK from the coding sequence ATGGTTGCAGTTAAAACAATGGTTGAAGGTGGAAAAGCCACATCAGGGCCTCCTTTAGGCCCTGCCCTTGGTCCTCTTGGACTTAATCTCGGGCAGGTAATAAAGGATATAAACGAACAAACAAAGGATTTTGCTGGAATGCAGGTCCCGGTAACAGTAAATGTTGTGGACCCTTCTACCAAGAAATATGAAATAATAATAGGAATACCTCCGACTTCAGCTCTGTTGAAGAAAGAGGCTGGAATAGCCAAAGGTTCGGGAAAAAATAAGGAAAACTACGCTGGAAATTTGACAATGGAACAGGTCAAAAAGGTTGCGGAATCCAAAAAATCCGGTTTACTTTCATACACAATGAAAGGAGCTGTCCTTGAAGTTCTTGGCACTGCGCTGTCTCTGGGCATTACAGTAGATGGCATAAATGCTGCAGAACTACAGAAAAAAATCAAGGCTGGCGAAATAGATGTCGGTGAGAAATAA
- a CDS encoding 2-phosphosulfolactate phosphatase, which translates to MIVNVIDGRREKNFDDSTKVLIDIFRATTTIPLMLYRNAKSIIPVRTITETRKMKAKNPDYLTSGERYGVRIPRFNYGNSPSVIMGEDLSGKTLLFTSTNGIKVLFKIREFPGDIYLSSFINFTATYNAIKDREKVSIIVSNRPDGISDEDYIYANMLKAKLEGEEVNVDDYCNQIRASHGAKRLKIMGAAADIESSLKVDIYHEPIIYSNGKIIPLTKLSGKSPSASE; encoded by the coding sequence ATGATAGTTAACGTTATCGACGGGCGAAGGGAAAAAAATTTTGATGATTCAACAAAGGTTCTTATTGATATATTCAGGGCTACCACAACAATTCCCCTGATGTTATACAGAAATGCAAAATCCATAATACCTGTAAGAACTATAACAGAAACAAGAAAAATGAAAGCAAAAAACCCGGATTATCTGACAAGCGGCGAAAGATATGGCGTCAGAATCCCAAGATTCAATTATGGAAATTCGCCAAGTGTAATAATGGGCGAAGACCTTTCAGGCAAAACCCTGCTATTTACCTCAACCAATGGAATAAAGGTTCTTTTTAAGATAAGGGAATTCCCGGGCGATATATACTTATCATCATTCATAAATTTCACTGCAACATATAATGCCATCAAGGATCGGGAAAAAGTATCCATTATTGTCTCAAACAGGCCTGATGGCATATCAGATGAGGATTATATCTATGCAAATATGCTAAAAGCTAAGCTCGAAGGCGAAGAGGTGAATGTTGATGATTACTGCAACCAGATAAGGGCAAGCCATGGTGCAAAGAGGCTTAAAATTATGGGTGCAGCAGCCGATATAGAAAGTTCATTGAAAGTTGATATTTACCATGAACCTATAATATACAGCAATGGAAAAATAATACCCTTAACAAAATTGAGCGGGAAATCTCCTTCAGCAAGCGAATAA
- a CDS encoding 6-hydroxymethylpterin diphosphokinase MptE-like protein, with the protein MNFDQWFQLYLQITDSLGINRKMDYESSMILRKFIHNSDNILDAYRGRNAFIIGNGPNLKNAIKTISGGYVIVADSAIETYSSLYGNPDIIVTDLDGNINSIIDSYNRGSIILVHAHGDNINAIEKYAKYFSNGIATTQYIPMAHLYNYGGFSDGDRSAFLADYLGARHITLLGFDFKNVNIKPYYDNTAIIRKKIKLEWAKYLLGCLSKLRGTSMHYGDVIEI; encoded by the coding sequence ATGAACTTTGACCAATGGTTCCAGCTGTATCTCCAGATTACCGATTCTCTGGGAATTAATAGAAAAATGGATTATGAATCATCTATGATTTTAAGGAAGTTTATCCATAACAGCGATAATATTTTAGATGCATACCGTGGAAGAAATGCTTTTATTATCGGCAACGGGCCAAACTTAAAGAATGCTATTAAAACAATTTCAGGTGGATATGTAATAGTTGCTGATTCGGCAATAGAAACTTACAGCAGCTTATATGGCAATCCGGATATTATAGTGACAGACCTTGATGGAAATATCAATTCCATAATAGATTCGTACAACCGCGGTTCAATTATTCTCGTGCATGCACATGGGGATAATATAAACGCCATAGAAAAATATGCAAAATATTTCAGTAATGGTATTGCTACAACACAGTATATACCAATGGCGCATCTTTACAATTACGGCGGATTCAGTGATGGTGACAGGTCAGCTTTTCTGGCAGATTATCTCGGAGCAAGGCATATAACGCTGCTTGGTTTCGACTTCAAGAATGTTAATATCAAGCCATATTATGATAACACTGCCATTATAAGGAAAAAAATTAAGCTTGAGTGGGCAAAATACCTTCTCGGGTGCCTGTCAAAATTAAGGGGAACATCCATGCACTATGGTGATGTTATTGAGATTTAA
- a CDS encoding DUF373 family protein has translation MATLVLNVDRDNDYGIKAGVDGPVTGYGECYNAALKLISVDPEDSDANALFGAIKVYEDLQRKNEEVEIALITGDDDVGAKSDEILGKQLDDVLSMEHYDDLILVSDGAEDDYIIPLISSRIRIRYVKHILIRHNENIESLYYYIIRGIKDKKIARKFTIPVGLLLLSYGVSLLAFTIYAMVITKSYVLDPATGAVMFVTIVLGAYFVGRAVEINQLIIKLAADVKEYSQEAKISMLSYLVSFFIIVIGIAYSYESIIKTVPIMNKVLVFISAFVWWVLASFVSKELFDAFDVYMEERHGMSRMWYGISFSLAIVLIVYGMMNYVRYIIGFIPYSSMILYLTYIIAGIIIALSASAVHKYYSSSKSKNHNMMEIK, from the coding sequence ATGGCAACTCTTGTATTGAATGTGGACCGTGACAACGATTACGGCATAAAGGCCGGGGTGGATGGACCCGTTACGGGATATGGTGAATGCTATAATGCAGCACTTAAGCTGATTTCTGTTGACCCTGAAGATTCTGATGCAAACGCCCTTTTTGGCGCAATAAAGGTATACGAAGACTTGCAGAGAAAAAACGAAGAGGTTGAAATTGCCCTGATCACCGGTGACGATGATGTTGGTGCAAAATCAGATGAAATACTTGGAAAACAGCTGGATGATGTACTTTCAATGGAGCATTATGACGACCTTATACTTGTGTCAGATGGTGCAGAAGACGATTATATAATACCGTTAATATCATCGAGGATAAGGATAAGGTATGTTAAGCATATTCTTATTCGCCATAACGAAAATATAGAATCACTTTATTATTACATTATAAGGGGCATTAAAGATAAGAAAATAGCCAGGAAATTTACAATACCCGTTGGCCTCCTGCTTCTGAGCTATGGTGTGTCGCTGCTGGCTTTTACTATATATGCCATGGTTATTACAAAATCTTATGTACTTGATCCAGCCACAGGGGCAGTTATGTTTGTTACCATTGTCCTGGGTGCATATTTCGTTGGCAGGGCTGTTGAAATAAACCAGCTTATTATAAAATTAGCTGCAGACGTAAAGGAATATTCACAGGAGGCAAAAATTTCAATGCTTTCATACCTTGTGTCTTTCTTTATTATAGTAATCGGCATTGCATATAGCTACGAATCCATAATAAAAACCGTACCGATTATGAACAAGGTACTGGTATTTATATCTGCATTTGTATGGTGGGTATTGGCGTCATTCGTTTCAAAGGAACTTTTTGATGCCTTTGATGTTTACATGGAGGAGAGGCACGGGATGTCAAGGATGTGGTATGGCATTTCGTTTTCGCTGGCTATAGTGTTAATAGTTTATGGAATGATGAATTACGTCAGGTATATAATTGGCTTTATACCATATTCATCTATGATACTGTATTTGACATATATAATTGCTGGAATAATAATAGCATTATCGGCATCTGCAGTCCATAAATACTACTCTTCGTCAAAAAGCAAAAATCATAATATGATGGAGATAAAATGA
- a CDS encoding MBL fold metallo-hydrolase codes for MLNFYMLSSGSRGNSTIIWDEYDAIIIDCGISMKKFSEKTSQFQIDGLEKSIFISHEHSDHSAGAKAISRKLKADLYSRSGTLEKLHLENSYSINGEVAIGNFTVTPVHVNHDAVDPVVYVIRNRGVKISVVSDLGIMNDELLDEMKNSNIMAIEANHDPEMLKNGPYTEALKRRIRSDHGHLSNEQSAEAIYSSASDGTSIILTHLSEKNNTPDIAINTVKSYLANRHKGYKSLEAASQEFGSTLYKL; via the coding sequence ATGCTGAACTTTTATATGCTGTCATCCGGTAGCAGGGGCAATTCGACTATAATATGGGATGAATATGATGCCATAATTATAGATTGCGGGATAAGCATGAAGAAATTCTCTGAGAAAACCTCACAATTTCAGATAGATGGGCTTGAAAAATCTATTTTTATCAGCCATGAGCATTCAGACCATTCTGCAGGTGCAAAGGCGATTTCCAGGAAACTCAAGGCTGACCTGTATTCCAGAAGCGGGACACTTGAAAAGCTTCACCTGGAAAATTCTTATAGCATAAACGGCGAAGTTGCAATAGGGAATTTTACCGTTACCCCTGTGCATGTAAACCACGATGCTGTTGACCCTGTGGTTTACGTTATACGGAACAGGGGCGTGAAAATATCGGTGGTTTCTGACCTGGGAATAATGAATGATGAATTGCTTGATGAAATGAAAAATTCCAATATCATGGCAATTGAAGCAAACCATGATCCGGAAATGCTTAAAAATGGGCCATATACAGAGGCACTTAAAAGGAGGATACGGAGTGACCACGGGCACCTGTCCAATGAACAGTCTGCTGAGGCCATATACAGCTCCGCCTCAGATGGGACAAGCATTATCCTTACACACCTGAGTGAAAAGAACAACACTCCGGATATTGCAATTAATACTGTAAAAAGTTATCTGGCCAACAGGCATAAGGGGTATAAGTCCCTGGAAGCAGCATCACAGGAATTCGGCAGTACACTGTATAAATTATAG
- a CDS encoding NAD(P)/FAD-dependent oxidoreductase, whose amino-acid sequence MDEYDLVIIGAGPTGLFATFLAGLRDIKSVTLEALDYTGGQIPELYPEKMVYDVQGIPKINATELRDKMYEQAKLFDGEIKLSSKVTDIIPDNDEYIIEVNGVKEYKCKAVLIATGIGDFTPRKIGCPGEDEFKGKGVDYTVKDITKFKDMVVAIVGGGDSALDYADELSGTAKKVYVLHHSEKFKAAEKTLDAVMNNKGISLMMNTSVTEIKGDSKIREISTINEKDKTTGSIKVDALVIAIGHVGKANVFKSVNIETSKNGRTILVNNEFQTNLKGIYAVGDGATAAGEPVHPIIAIDGANAYIAINFIKKYLTPNATMFGGHSSSLNIK is encoded by the coding sequence ATGGATGAATACGATCTTGTTATAATAGGGGCTGGACCTACTGGCCTCTTTGCTACTTTTCTGGCTGGCCTGAGAGATATAAAAAGTGTCACACTGGAAGCACTTGACTATACAGGAGGGCAGATACCTGAACTTTACCCGGAAAAGATGGTATATGATGTCCAGGGGATTCCAAAGATAAATGCTACGGAACTCAGGGATAAAATGTACGAACAGGCAAAACTTTTCGACGGTGAAATAAAGCTCAGTTCCAAGGTTACCGATATTATTCCGGATAATGATGAGTACATAATAGAAGTTAATGGTGTTAAAGAGTACAAATGCAAAGCTGTGCTTATAGCCACAGGCATAGGCGATTTCACACCTAGAAAGATTGGATGCCCTGGCGAAGATGAATTCAAGGGCAAGGGAGTTGATTATACTGTAAAGGATATAACCAAATTTAAAGACATGGTTGTAGCTATTGTTGGTGGAGGGGATTCTGCACTGGATTATGCCGATGAGCTTTCAGGCACAGCAAAAAAGGTCTATGTTTTACACCACAGTGAGAAATTCAAGGCAGCGGAAAAAACACTGGATGCGGTGATGAACAATAAAGGCATATCGCTTATGATGAATACCTCCGTAACAGAAATAAAGGGCGACTCAAAAATACGGGAAATATCTACTATAAATGAAAAAGACAAAACCACCGGAAGTATAAAAGTTGATGCACTTGTCATTGCCATAGGGCATGTTGGAAAAGCAAATGTCTTTAAATCTGTAAATATAGAAACAAGCAAAAACGGCAGAACCATTCTGGTAAACAATGAGTTCCAGACAAATTTAAAGGGCATCTATGCAGTAGGTGATGGGGCCACGGCAGCGGGAGAACCTGTACACCCTATAATAGCGATTGATGGCGCAAATGCTTATATTGCAATCAACTTTATCAAAAAATACCTGACTCCAAATGCAACAATGTTTGGCGGGCATAGCTCCAGCCTTAACATTAAATAG
- the dph2 gene encoding diphthamide biosynthesis enzyme Dph2 — translation MEVDDAIIRLREMKASKILLQIPDGLKPESFNLFNKFSKEFNVIISSQSFYGACDIGNMEVYRDVDCIVQFGHSEIPNIKYTKPILFIEYFYKQIELDDDIFSILAENLVKNVGLLSSVQYYKEMEYVNGKLKELGYNVIVGNVDGRMKYPGQVLGCNFSAAHSIAAKVDAYLLVSTGLFHGIGAQLSTDKPVYILDLNNRSIRNIQPDIDKFLRKRYARIEPAIDAKKFAIVIDTKIGQYRKKLAYSIYNRVKGMGRDAIIVTADNINPVDFQNLMCDAVVFTGCPRVSIDDEDKFSMPVLTPIEFEQLFGFKSNNKYIMDEIVGVDSYSPIR, via the coding sequence ATGGAAGTTGACGATGCAATAATAAGATTACGGGAGATGAAGGCTTCAAAGATATTGCTCCAGATACCGGACGGTTTGAAGCCTGAATCTTTCAACCTTTTCAATAAATTTTCAAAGGAATTTAATGTAATAATAAGCTCACAATCATTTTATGGTGCGTGTGACATAGGAAATATGGAAGTGTACAGGGATGTTGACTGCATAGTCCAGTTCGGCCATTCTGAAATACCCAATATCAAATACACAAAACCCATTCTATTCATAGAATACTTCTACAAGCAGATAGAGCTTGATGATGATATATTTTCCATACTGGCTGAAAATCTTGTAAAAAATGTAGGGCTCCTTTCATCCGTGCAGTATTATAAGGAAATGGAGTATGTAAATGGCAAATTAAAGGAACTGGGATATAATGTAATAGTGGGAAATGTGGATGGAAGGATGAAATACCCAGGCCAGGTTCTGGGTTGCAATTTCAGTGCCGCACATTCAATAGCTGCTAAAGTGGATGCATACCTGCTTGTCAGTACCGGCTTATTCCACGGAATAGGTGCACAGCTATCCACAGATAAACCTGTATACATACTGGATCTGAATAACCGGTCTATCAGAAATATACAGCCAGATATAGATAAATTTCTCAGAAAAAGGTATGCGAGAATAGAACCGGCAATAGATGCAAAGAAATTTGCCATAGTTATTGACACAAAAATAGGGCAATACAGAAAAAAACTTGCATACAGCATATACAACAGGGTAAAAGGCATGGGGCGTGATGCCATAATCGTAACAGCAGACAATATAAATCCGGTAGATTTCCAGAACCTTATGTGTGATGCTGTTGTATTCACAGGATGCCCGAGGGTATCTATAGACGATGAGGATAAATTCAGCATGCCTGTATTGACGCCAATAGAATTCGAACAGTTATTCGGGTTTAAAAGCAATAATAAATATATAATGGACGAAATAGTGGGTGTCGATTCCTACTCCCCTATAAGATAA